A window of the Dongshaea marina genome harbors these coding sequences:
- a CDS encoding penicillin-binding protein 1A: MLKFCKRLIIFCLTLFIIGVIAVVGIYFYLKPTLPDVSTLKDVHLETPMKVYSADGQLISQFGEKRRIPLHIEQIPQPMIDAFLATEDNRFYEHPGIDPIGIIRAAWIWMVTGQKRQGASTITQQVARNFFLTRDKTITRKVKEIFLAWHIEQLLTKNEILELYLNKIPLGYRAFGVGAAAQVYYGKTVKELTLPQIAMIAGLPKAPSALNPLSHPIRAKERRDTVLERMLETGKISEQQYRTAIHTPLTARYHGAEITLHAPYLAEMVRQWMVDRYGEKAYTEGFNVYTTVYANRQRAAQDALHDGLFAYDMRHGYRGAVKKLWDPSLGESAWPEQKINDYLKRYPHYKPLEPAIVTQVDEKSAQVIVKGAKQVTLGWNALKWARAYIDDEHQGNAPKQASDVLQAGELIWVRPLKDGSWQLSEIPQVNAAIVSVNPTDGAIQALVGGFNFYLSKFNRAEQALRQIGSNIKPFIYSAALDSGFTLASMVNDAPLSYWDPSLGVAWRPKNDNSKYSGLTRLRVALGKSLNVVSVRLLQSVGLDRVLQRLEAFGFPADQLPHASSIALGSASLTPLQVVAGFSAFANGGFKVNPYFIRQINNGYGQVVYEANPKAACSRCSEISQQQLSPEHALNQDGDWLKTCAITPVTPFNKARRILSPQTAFLISDAMRSAIWGGGSWKHHTAWTGTGWRTARALKRHDISGKTGTTNESRDAWFSGFNPDLVTTVWIGFDNHDRKLGKTRWNPNMGQGQIVGGEYGANAAQPIWIDYMKEALKGVPEQAPRVPQDVVSVRIDRATGQLSRKSDYTSMFEYFKKGTAPTRFAETQSTTVYQQQGQESEKGVDEAPAPLF; this comes from the coding sequence ATGCTAAAGTTCTGCAAACGGTTGATAATTTTCTGTCTGACCCTCTTTATCATTGGGGTTATCGCAGTCGTCGGGATCTATTTTTACCTCAAACCGACCCTGCCGGATGTCAGCACCCTCAAGGATGTTCATCTTGAAACCCCGATGAAGGTCTACAGTGCCGATGGCCAGTTGATCTCCCAGTTCGGTGAGAAGCGACGCATCCCGTTGCATATCGAACAGATCCCTCAGCCGATGATTGATGCCTTTCTCGCAACCGAAGATAACCGCTTCTATGAGCATCCGGGCATAGATCCGATCGGTATCATCCGTGCCGCCTGGATCTGGATGGTGACCGGGCAAAAGCGCCAGGGTGCCAGTACCATTACCCAGCAGGTGGCGCGTAACTTCTTTTTGACCCGTGACAAGACCATCACACGCAAGGTGAAAGAGATCTTCCTGGCCTGGCATATCGAGCAGCTTCTCACCAAAAATGAGATCCTCGAGCTCTATCTGAACAAGATCCCATTAGGCTATCGGGCCTTTGGGGTAGGTGCCGCGGCTCAGGTCTACTATGGCAAGACTGTCAAAGAGCTGACGCTGCCACAGATAGCGATGATCGCGGGATTGCCGAAAGCCCCCAGCGCCCTCAACCCACTGAGTCACCCGATCCGTGCCAAGGAGCGCCGGGATACCGTGCTGGAGCGGATGCTGGAGACGGGGAAAATCAGTGAGCAGCAGTATAGGACCGCAATCCACACCCCGCTCACCGCCCGCTATCATGGCGCGGAGATCACCCTGCACGCTCCCTATCTCGCTGAGATGGTGCGGCAGTGGATGGTGGATCGCTATGGAGAAAAAGCCTATACCGAGGGCTTTAATGTCTATACCACAGTCTATGCCAATCGGCAGCGGGCCGCTCAGGACGCTCTGCACGACGGTCTGTTTGCCTATGACATGCGTCACGGTTACCGGGGAGCAGTCAAAAAGCTCTGGGATCCAAGCTTGGGAGAGAGCGCCTGGCCTGAACAGAAGATCAATGATTACCTGAAGCGCTACCCGCACTACAAGCCACTTGAGCCCGCCATCGTGACCCAGGTTGATGAGAAGTCAGCCCAGGTCATCGTCAAAGGGGCAAAGCAGGTAACCCTGGGCTGGAATGCACTGAAGTGGGCCCGGGCCTATATAGACGATGAACACCAGGGCAATGCCCCCAAGCAGGCCTCAGATGTTTTGCAAGCCGGTGAGCTTATCTGGGTTCGCCCCCTCAAAGATGGCTCCTGGCAGCTCTCGGAGATCCCCCAGGTCAATGCCGCCATCGTTTCTGTCAACCCAACCGATGGGGCGATCCAGGCCCTGGTGGGTGGCTTTAATTTCTACCTGAGCAAGTTTAACCGTGCCGAGCAGGCACTTCGCCAGATAGGCTCAAACATCAAGCCATTTATCTACTCAGCGGCTCTCGATTCGGGTTTCACCCTGGCCTCTATGGTTAATGATGCCCCTCTGAGCTACTGGGATCCCAGCCTGGGTGTTGCCTGGCGGCCGAAAAATGACAACTCCAAATATAGTGGCCTGACCCGGTTGAGGGTCGCCTTGGGTAAATCCCTCAATGTGGTCTCGGTGCGCCTGCTGCAGAGTGTCGGACTGGACAGGGTACTGCAGCGGCTGGAGGCCTTTGGCTTCCCGGCCGATCAGCTTCCTCACGCCAGCTCGATCGCCCTGGGCAGTGCCTCTTTGACCCCCCTGCAGGTTGTGGCTGGTTTCTCGGCCTTTGCCAACGGCGGCTTTAAGGTGAACCCCTATTTTATCCGCCAGATCAATAATGGCTATGGCCAGGTTGTCTATGAGGCTAATCCCAAGGCGGCCTGTAGCCGCTGCTCTGAGATCTCCCAGCAGCAGCTGAGTCCCGAGCATGCACTCAACCAGGATGGTGACTGGCTCAAGACCTGTGCCATCACCCCGGTGACCCCCTTCAACAAGGCACGGCGGATCCTCTCTCCTCAGACTGCCTTTTTGATCTCAGATGCGATGCGCAGTGCCATCTGGGGTGGAGGCAGCTGGAAACACCATACCGCCTGGACCGGCACCGGCTGGCGTACCGCCCGCGCCCTCAAGCGTCATGACATTTCCGGGAAGACCGGGACCACCAATGAATCCCGGGATGCCTGGTTCTCCGGCTTTAATCCGGACCTGGTGACCACAGTGTGGATCGGTTTTGATAATCACGACCGCAAGCTTGGAAAGACCCGCTGGAATCCAAACATGGGACAAGGGCAGATAGTCGGAGGGGAGTATGGCGCCAACGCCGCCCAGCCCATCTGGATCGACTATATGAAAGAAGCCCTCAAGGGGGTGCCAGAGCAAGCACCACGAGTCCCTCAGGATGTGGTGTCGGTGAGGATTGACCGCGCCACCGGGCAGCTGAGCCGCAAGAGCGACTACACCTCAATGTTTGAGTATTTCAAAAAGGGCACGGCTCCGACCCGTTTTGCCGAGACCCAGTCTACGACTGTCTATCAACAACAGGGACAGGAGAGTGAGAAGGGTGTCGATGAGGCCCCTGCCCCGCTGTTTTAA
- the dnaB gene encoding replicative DNA helicase, with the protein MSEQSVAKKPVISADDLKLPPHSFEAEQSVLGGLMLDNQAWDRVAELITSQDFYSKPHRLIFQAMAQLAESGRPIDLITLQEFLSNGEELELVGGFAYLVEITAKTPSAANINHYADIVREHAVKREMISVANEIVEAGYDPQGRSSHELLDFAESRVFGIAEQRASSDEGPIALRSVLEKTVDRIEELFQNPHQGITGVSSGYMDLDKMTAGMQPSDLIIVAARPSMGKTTFAMNLCEHAAMTEDKPVLIFSLEMPSEQIMMRMLASLGRIDQTRIRTGQLDDEDWGRLSTTMGMMLDKGQLYIDDSSGLTPTEVRSRARRIARETGGLSMIMIDYLQLMQVPAFKDNRTLEIAEISRSLKALAKELQVPVIALSQLNRSLEQRADKRPVNSDLRESGSIEQDADLIMFIYRDEVYNDDTPEKGTAEIIIGKQRNGPIGKVRLTFQGQYSRFDNYAGPSLDDDY; encoded by the coding sequence ATGAGCGAGCAATCCGTAGCCAAAAAACCCGTCATCTCCGCAGATGATCTCAAGCTGCCTCCCCACTCTTTTGAGGCGGAGCAGTCTGTGCTGGGTGGCCTGATGCTCGATAACCAGGCCTGGGATCGTGTCGCCGAGCTCATAACGTCTCAGGATTTTTACAGCAAGCCCCACCGTTTGATCTTTCAGGCGATGGCACAGCTGGCTGAGTCGGGTCGCCCCATCGATCTCATCACCCTCCAGGAATTTCTGAGTAATGGTGAGGAGCTGGAGCTGGTTGGCGGATTCGCCTACCTGGTTGAGATCACCGCCAAGACTCCAAGTGCCGCAAACATCAACCATTATGCTGACATCGTCCGGGAACATGCGGTCAAGCGAGAGATGATCTCAGTTGCCAATGAGATCGTCGAAGCTGGCTATGACCCCCAGGGGCGTAGCAGTCACGAGCTGCTGGATTTTGCTGAGAGCCGGGTGTTTGGTATCGCGGAGCAGCGAGCCAGCAGTGATGAAGGTCCGATCGCCCTGCGATCTGTGCTGGAGAAGACTGTCGATCGCATTGAAGAGCTATTCCAAAATCCACACCAGGGGATCACGGGTGTCTCCAGTGGTTATATGGATCTCGACAAGATGACCGCCGGTATGCAGCCCTCGGATCTCATCATAGTGGCCGCCCGTCCCTCGATGGGAAAGACCACCTTCGCGATGAACCTGTGTGAACATGCGGCGATGACCGAGGATAAACCGGTGCTGATCTTCTCTTTAGAGATGCCCTCTGAGCAGATCATGATGCGTATGCTGGCCTCTTTAGGACGCATCGACCAGACCCGGATCCGTACCGGCCAGCTGGATGATGAAGATTGGGGACGGCTCTCGACCACCATGGGGATGATGCTGGATAAGGGCCAGCTATACATAGATGACTCCTCGGGACTGACGCCGACCGAAGTACGCTCCCGAGCCCGGCGAATCGCCCGGGAAACGGGGGGCCTGAGCATGATCATGATCGACTACCTGCAGCTGATGCAGGTGCCCGCGTTCAAAGATAACCGAACCCTGGAGATCGCCGAGATCTCCCGCTCACTCAAAGCTCTGGCCAAAGAACTGCAGGTGCCGGTTATCGCCCTGTCGCAGCTCAACCGTAGCCTGGAGCAGCGTGCCGATAAGCGCCCGGTGAACTCGGATCTGCGTGAATCTGGGTCTATCGAGCAGGATGCTGACCTCATCATGTTTATCTACCGAGATGAGGTTTATAACGACGATACCCCGGAAAAGGGCACCGCTGAGATCATTATCGGTAAGCAGCGTAATGGCCCGATCGGTAAGGTGCGCCTGACCTTTCAGGGGCAATACTCCCGTTTTGATAACTACGCAGGCCCGAGCCTGGATGATGACTATTGA
- the alr gene encoding alanine racemase: MQTATAEINLAALRHNFSVVRDHAPHSKIIAVVKANAYGHGLLEVAKALPQADAYAVARIEEALTLRCGGIVKPIILLEGFFHASDLPILATNNLQTVVHSPEQLEALEQATLPQPIVAWLKLDSGMHRLGVTPDDFASFCHRMQACPNIAQPFNLMTHFGCADECENQMTERQLSLFKELTSQLKGKQSLANSAGILAWPASHQDYVRPGIMLYGVSPFPEHTAQTHGLRPVMSLKTRVIAIRAIKKGESVGYGATWTASRDGYIAVLAVGYGDGYPRMAPNGTPVIIGNQRYSLAGRPSMDMLTVDLGAEHDVSVGDIATLWGEGLPVEEIALHIGTIPYELVTKLTSRVQMRYIY; encoded by the coding sequence ATGCAAACCGCAACCGCCGAAATCAACCTGGCAGCCCTGCGCCACAATTTTAGCGTGGTACGCGACCATGCTCCTCACAGCAAGATTATTGCGGTCGTCAAGGCCAATGCCTATGGCCACGGCCTGCTTGAAGTGGCCAAGGCACTTCCTCAGGCAGATGCCTATGCGGTGGCCCGGATTGAGGAAGCCCTCACCCTGCGCTGTGGCGGCATTGTCAAACCGATCATCCTGCTGGAGGGATTCTTCCATGCCAGTGATCTGCCGATTCTTGCCACCAACAACCTGCAAACCGTGGTGCACTCGCCGGAGCAACTTGAGGCGCTGGAGCAGGCCACCCTGCCCCAGCCGATCGTCGCCTGGCTCAAGCTCGATAGCGGCATGCACCGTCTCGGGGTCACCCCTGACGATTTTGCATCCTTTTGCCATCGAATGCAGGCCTGCCCCAATATCGCCCAGCCCTTTAATCTGATGACTCACTTTGGCTGCGCCGATGAGTGTGAAAACCAGATGACCGAGCGCCAGCTTTCCCTGTTTAAAGAGCTCACTTCTCAATTAAAAGGCAAACAGAGCCTGGCAAACTCTGCCGGGATCCTAGCCTGGCCAGCTTCCCACCAGGACTATGTCCGTCCTGGCATCATGCTCTATGGGGTCTCCCCTTTTCCTGAGCATACGGCGCAAACCCATGGGCTGCGCCCCGTGATGTCTCTTAAGACCCGGGTCATCGCGATCCGGGCGATCAAGAAGGGCGAGAGTGTGGGTTATGGCGCGACCTGGACCGCTTCCCGTGATGGCTATATCGCTGTGCTGGCGGTAGGCTATGGGGACGGCTATCCGAGAATGGCACCTAATGGTACCCCTGTCATCATAGGCAACCAGCGCTATAGCCTGGCCGGACGCCCCTCCATGGATATGCTCACCGTCGACCTGGGGGCCGAGCATGATGTCTCGGTGGGTGATATCGCGACCCTGTGGGGGGAAGGGTTACCGGTGGAAGAGATCGCCCTACACATAGGCACCATTCCCTATGAGCTGGTGACCAAGCTCACCTCCAGGGTACAGATGCGCTATATCTACTAA
- a CDS encoding secondary thiamine-phosphate synthase enzyme YjbQ gives MWQQKKLQLKPRARGFHLITQEILSQLPELGGYKLGLCQLFLQHTSASLTINENADPTVRSDMESYFNRSVPQCEPYYQHTYEGDDDMPAHIKATQIGCSLLIPVSSGELVLGRWQGIYLGEHRDHGGARQLIATLQGEYF, from the coding sequence ATGTGGCAACAAAAAAAGCTTCAACTTAAACCCCGTGCGCGGGGTTTTCATTTGATTACCCAAGAGATCCTGTCACAGCTTCCCGAGTTGGGGGGCTATAAGCTTGGCCTGTGTCAGCTGTTTCTGCAGCACACCAGTGCCAGCTTGACCATTAATGAGAATGCGGACCCGACCGTGCGCAGTGATATGGAATCTTATTTCAATCGGTCGGTCCCCCAGTGTGAGCCCTATTATCAGCATACCTATGAGGGGGATGATGATATGCCGGCTCATATTAAGGCAACCCAGATCGGTTGCTCCTTGCTGATCCCCGTGAGCTCAGGGGAGCTCGTGTTAGGCCGCTGGCAGGGGATCTACCTTGGAGAGCATCGCGATCATGGGGGCGCGCGCCAGCTGATTGCGACCCTGCAAGGGGAATATTTTTAG
- a CDS encoding chemotaxis protein CheX encodes MRVEFINPFITSLINVMKTMAQLDLQPGKPKKKLDSLARGDVSGLIGMVGPQTKGSMSITFDQGLALEVMRRMLGEAPDELNEEVTDMVGEITNMVTGGAKRILGEEGYEFDMATPIVVSGPNHSISHKTEGMKLMMPFTCDQGRAVIEICFE; translated from the coding sequence ATGCGAGTGGAGTTTATAAACCCTTTTATCACATCACTTATCAATGTGATGAAGACAATGGCACAGCTTGACCTTCAGCCTGGTAAGCCCAAGAAGAAGCTGGACTCCCTGGCCCGGGGAGATGTATCCGGACTCATAGGTATGGTTGGCCCGCAAACCAAGGGCTCGATGTCGATTACCTTTGATCAGGGGCTGGCCCTGGAGGTGATGCGACGGATGCTGGGAGAGGCTCCCGATGAGCTCAATGAAGAGGTCACGGATATGGTGGGTGAGATCACCAACATGGTGACGGGGGGAGCGAAACGGATCCTGGGGGAAGAGGGGTATGAATTTGATATGGCTACCCCGATTGTGGTTTCGGGCCCCAACCACTCCATCAGCCATAAAACCGAAGGGATGAAACTGATGATGCCCTTTACCTGCGATCAGGGAAGGGCGGTGATTGAGATCTGTTTTGAATAG
- a CDS encoding MarC family protein, which produces MSGIAVMLDAFSKVATIANPISMMAIFISFASAWPKPTQKRCASKTCLIVAIILVVTSYFGSTIMTLFGIDLPSLEIGGGICLLLSSLSLMKHSATDQENHDQRSDQLAVVPLAMPIIAGPAVIASVILSVEHHGALLINKSWVALACILFSLVLWLFFYYSEYLARWLGARILTIVTQITALILISMAAKIIMTGLKQSMLL; this is translated from the coding sequence ATGAGTGGCATCGCCGTCATGCTTGACGCCTTTTCAAAGGTCGCAACCATAGCCAACCCCATCTCCATGATGGCCATCTTCATCAGCTTTGCCTCTGCATGGCCAAAACCGACTCAAAAGCGCTGTGCCAGTAAAACCTGTTTGATCGTTGCGATCATTCTGGTGGTCACCTCCTACTTTGGCAGTACCATCATGACACTGTTTGGTATCGATCTCCCATCACTGGAGATCGGAGGCGGCATCTGCCTGCTGTTAAGTAGCCTCAGCCTGATGAAGCACAGCGCAACCGATCAGGAAAATCACGACCAGCGTAGTGACCAACTCGCCGTGGTTCCGCTGGCGATGCCAATCATTGCAGGCCCGGCGGTGATCGCTTCGGTGATCCTTTCGGTTGAGCACCATGGAGCTCTTTTGATCAACAAGAGCTGGGTAGCCCTCGCCTGCATCCTGTTCAGCCTGGTCCTGTGGTTGTTCTTCTACTACAGTGAATACCTTGCCCGCTGGCTCGGAGCCAGGATCCTGACCATAGTGACCCAGATCACTGCACTTATCCTGATCTCGATGGCAGCCAAGATCATCATGACCGGACTCAAACAAAGTATGCTTTTGTAG
- the dusA gene encoding tRNA dihydrouridine(20/20a) synthase DusA: protein MTQTTQPMPSYHKFSVAPMLDWTTRHCRYFHRLLTEHSLLYTEMVTTGAITHGKGDYLRYNEAEHPLALQLGGSNPKDLAQCAKLAEQRGYDEINLNVGCPSDRVQNGRFGACLMASPQLVADCVAAMQDAVSIPVTVKTRIGIDEQDSYAFLCDFIETVNRTGCDTFIVHARKAWLQGLSPKENREIPPLDYPRVWQLKQDYSQLNIMVNGGLETLEQCQEQLQHLDGVMVGRAAYQNPWMMAELDRAVFGDTRPQLSRHQIVELMYPYIEEQLAQGVYLGGMTKPMLGLFQGVPGARAWRRHISENAHKAGADLRVVEDALAKVPQPV, encoded by the coding sequence ATGACCCAGACTACACAGCCCATGCCCAGCTACCATAAATTCAGCGTTGCCCCCATGCTGGACTGGACAACCCGCCACTGCCGTTACTTTCACCGGCTTTTGACTGAGCATAGTCTGCTCTATACAGAGATGGTCACCACGGGGGCAATTACCCATGGCAAGGGAGACTACCTCAGGTATAACGAGGCAGAGCACCCACTCGCTCTGCAGCTCGGAGGCAGTAATCCCAAAGATCTGGCGCAGTGTGCAAAACTTGCCGAGCAGCGAGGCTATGACGAGATAAACCTCAATGTGGGTTGTCCTTCCGACCGGGTGCAAAATGGTCGTTTCGGCGCCTGCCTGATGGCCAGCCCACAGCTGGTGGCCGACTGTGTTGCGGCCATGCAGGATGCGGTCTCGATTCCTGTCACGGTCAAGACCCGTATCGGGATCGATGAACAGGACAGCTACGCTTTTTTGTGTGACTTTATCGAAACGGTCAATCGCACAGGTTGCGATACCTTCATTGTGCATGCCCGCAAGGCATGGCTGCAGGGACTTAGCCCAAAAGAGAACCGCGAAATCCCTCCACTGGATTATCCCCGAGTATGGCAGCTCAAGCAGGATTACTCACAGCTAAATATCATGGTCAATGGTGGCCTGGAAACTCTAGAGCAGTGCCAGGAGCAGCTACAGCATCTCGATGGTGTCATGGTTGGCCGGGCGGCTTACCAAAATCCCTGGATGATGGCTGAGCTGGATCGGGCCGTCTTTGGTGACACCCGTCCACAGCTCTCCCGCCATCAGATCGTTGAGCTCATGTACCCCTACATCGAGGAGCAACTGGCTCAGGGAGTCTATCTCGGTGGAATGACCAAGCCGATGCTGGGACTGTTCCAGGGGGTCCCCGGAGCACGAGCCTGGCGCCGGCATATCAGTGAAAATGCCCATAAAGCTGGAGCCGATCTCCGGGTGGTTGAGGATGCCCTGGCCAAGGTCCCGCAACCGGTCTAA
- a CDS encoding YdcH family protein has protein sequence MDDSLSLGQEFPELQDKVEQLRVNDQEFSQIMQEYYSLDRQIKGLETRDVPTSDTHFEDLKKQRLLLKDTLYFKLTHA, from the coding sequence ATGGACGATAGTCTCAGCCTTGGCCAGGAGTTCCCTGAGCTGCAAGATAAAGTCGAGCAGCTTAGGGTAAACGATCAGGAATTTTCACAAATCATGCAGGAGTATTACTCACTAGACCGCCAGATCAAAGGACTTGAAACACGCGACGTACCAACCAGTGATACCCACTTTGAAGACCTAAAGAAACAACGCCTCCTCCTAAAAGACACTCTCTATTTTAAACTAACCCATGCTTAA
- a CDS encoding sodium ion-translocating decarboxylase subunit beta, with protein MNGFMSLWHQTGIASFQAGQLVMILVGCILMALAIIKKFEPLLLLPIGFGAILTNIPNAGFSDPGGILYYFYNVGIASGVFPLLIFMGVGALTDFGALIANPKTLFLGAAAQFGIFITLFGALLLNLVPGIHFTLQDASAIAIIGGADGPTSIFLASKLAPELLGAIAVAAYSYMALVPIIQPPIMRLLTTKQERQVKMEQLRPVGRKERILFPLAVLLLTILFLPTATPLIGMFTLGNLMRECGVVERLSKSAQNEIINVVTIFLGLAVGSKLSADRFLHLETIGILVLGAVAFAIGTAAGVLMGKLMYKLSGGKVNPLIGAAGVSAVPMAARVVNKVGLEDNDQNHLLMHAMGPNVAGVLGSAVAAGILLALVG; from the coding sequence ATGAATGGATTTATGAGCCTATGGCATCAGACTGGGATCGCCAGCTTCCAGGCAGGGCAGCTGGTGATGATTTTGGTGGGCTGTATCTTAATGGCCCTTGCCATCATCAAGAAGTTTGAGCCTTTGCTGTTGTTGCCAATCGGATTTGGCGCCATTTTAACCAATATCCCCAATGCCGGGTTTAGCGATCCGGGTGGCATTCTCTACTACTTCTACAATGTAGGGATCGCCAGTGGCGTCTTTCCCCTGCTGATCTTTATGGGGGTGGGGGCCCTCACCGATTTCGGGGCCCTGATTGCGAACCCTAAAACGCTGTTTTTGGGGGCCGCGGCTCAGTTTGGGATCTTTATTACCCTGTTTGGTGCTTTGCTGCTGAACCTGGTGCCCGGTATCCACTTTACCCTGCAGGATGCTTCGGCGATCGCCATCATCGGGGGGGCGGATGGGCCAACCTCAATCTTCCTGGCTTCTAAGTTGGCGCCGGAGCTTTTGGGGGCCATTGCGGTGGCGGCATACTCCTATATGGCGCTGGTTCCTATCATCCAGCCACCGATCATGCGGCTTTTGACCACCAAGCAGGAGCGGCAGGTGAAGATGGAACAGCTACGTCCGGTGGGGCGCAAGGAGCGGATCCTGTTTCCGCTGGCTGTGCTGCTGCTGACGATCCTGTTTTTGCCCACAGCAACCCCTCTTATCGGGATGTTTACCCTGGGGAACCTGATGCGCGAGTGTGGGGTGGTTGAGCGTCTGAGCAAGTCGGCACAAAATGAGATCATCAATGTGGTGACCATCTTCCTTGGGCTGGCGGTCGGATCCAAGCTATCTGCAGATCGCTTCCTACACCTGGAAACGATCGGGATTTTGGTGCTGGGCGCGGTGGCCTTCGCCATCGGCACAGCTGCCGGGGTACTGATGGGTAAGCTGATGTATAAGCTTAGCGGGGGTAAGGTCAATCCACTGATTGGTGCTGCCGGGGTTTCGGCGGTGCCTATGGCGGCCCGGGTGGTGAACAAGGTGGGCCTTGAGGATAATGATCAGAACCATCTGTTGATGCATGCGATGGGGCCGAATGTGGCCGGGGTGCTGGGTTCGGCGGTGGCCGCGGGGATCCTACTGGCCCTGGTGGGCTAG